ATTCAAAACAAAAGGAGTATCTATGAAAGTCAAGGTCTTAAAGTTAGGCGAAGCCGCCAAGGAAGTCGAGATTCAAGATGGGTCGACATTGCAGCATGTCATCCAGGCATCGGGATTCAACCGCGAACATATGACTGTTACGCTAAACGGTCATCCAGCATTTGACACATCACCTGTTCAGGATGGTGATGTTATCACGATGAACCCGCATATCAAAGGGGGGCAAAGTTGATATGGGATAAGGTAACAGCTCAAATCAGGTTCCATGCCCAGAAGCTCAATGTTCCGATAGAGGCTGTACAATTTTCAGATAATGTCCAACCAACAAGTAACCAGGATGGATTACAGGTTCTATTCAAAGAAAACACAACCGACCCTGTAATACTGAACGAATCCAGCCTTCAAGTAGGTTATCCACTTAAAGAAG
This sequence is a window from Candidatus Zixiibacteriota bacterium. Protein-coding genes within it:
- a CDS encoding MoaD/ThiS family protein, producing the protein MKVKVLKLGEAAKEVEIQDGSTLQHVIQASGFNREHMTVTLNGHPAFDTSPVQDGDVITMNPHIKGGQS